From the Cucumis sativus cultivar 9930 chromosome 5, Cucumber_9930_V3, whole genome shotgun sequence genome, the window TTCAAAACCTCAAGAACTTTGTACCTCGGTCGGAGCCGCTTCTCGACTGAATACTTGAATAACACAGGGTAACTAATTAGAGTTCCTGGATCTAACTTTGCAGTGTTGAAACAGAAATCTGCAACATTCCTCAATTTATCCTCCGAACAAGTTAAATAAGGTGGAAATTTCTTAAATGCTGTAAAAATCTCATTCTCAGACCATCCTAAACTCTTcataacatttattttcttcttccaatttgaATCACTCATTGAAAGCACTGTAGTAACTGCATGAACAAACTTAAAATCCTTAGGTTCAACGCCTAATTCTTTAACCCTTTTCACTGCATCAATTATTCTATCAACATTTTGTACAATAGTTCTAGGGTTCAATTCAATCATTTTCGCTATATTCCTAGAAGGTACTCCTTCACTGACCAAAATATCAATGTTAGATCGCAGAGTACCCTTGGAACTATAAGTTAGAAGCCACGTATAACGACAAATAGCAGCAGTTACATTTTCATCCGTTTCAAGCATTTCCTTTATGAGACGAAAGGATGGTTTCAACTGAGAATCTAAGCTCCTGAGAAGAATCCCAGGGCTTGATAGAATTACCTTAGGAAGTAAAGAACCGACGATCCCGTTTTCCTGGAGGAACTCAAATTTAGGCTTCAGATTGTCGGATACTTTGGATTGAAGGATTGAAGGTTGCCTCGAGACCAACTTGGCGATCTGTGAATTCTCGAATCCATGAGATTTCAAGAAACCGATAATGGCTTCGTACTGCTGAATGTGTTTTTCATCGAATCGGAGCTTTCGACCATTGGAAGTAGGAGATCCAGAAGACAGGCCACATGAATTAGTGAGGAATTGGATGGTAGAAACAGAGGGTGAAGGCAATGTAGAAGTAGAAATGGAATTGAGAGAACGTTTATGgatgaaatgaagaagaaatgtggaggaaattttgaacatttcgggatttgattgaagaaattcaaataagggtttaggtttagggttttgaatttgaaggcCACAATTTTGGGCGTTTctcttatataatataaaatattagtatttCCATATTATGTAaacttttgtatatatatttatatgggAAATtgcaacattaaaaaaaagtggtaaatttagcaataataattagagTTGTaactacattttaaaaaaattacaaatatagcaaaactatcatcgacaaattttgctatatttataaattttttaaaattgtgttatatacttaattaatttgaatttaattgctaaatttgcaactatccttGTTTATATCTTTTAGATCGTTTAATTTGAGTGAAATTTTATAgattgtgtgtgttttttaatttgaccAAAACAAGTAAAGTTAATGCAAATTTGACGATAAAAACACGTGAAGTCGTGACAAATTTAtatcttcaatttcaattcgaatacatattaattttcaattaaactcaaatttaacttttagttagtttcaaattgtatttttcataattaaattttgtaaatgacGTGATGATTTGTTATcggtaaattttttttctttggttcgAGATTTATGAACGTATGTGAGTGAATgaatcttaaataaataaatataatagtaattttgtttgaatcaATTTAACATATCAAACATagtatgatttaaatttggaaatgaAGTTTAGaattaaccaaattttaatttgagataaattCAAGGTCTCATtcctaatttaatttgtagcacaaaaatttggaatatagtccattttaaaattgatatgaatagaatttttcaattttaggaTAAAGTTGAGATTATAGctaatttgagataaaaactTAGAGTATATGTAAGTTAATTTgagttgaaatttgaatttggtgTACTtcttttatccatttttttttcttctttgcacCTCTCACCTCTTTTCGttccttttctatttctttttctctttaaagaaaaaaagaatttccattttttttacctcttttttcttattgcctctctatgtttttatttgtatttctaGGTGTGTTGGGCAAGTCACCATATCATTGATGATGGTTTGCATAGAGATATCGAACAAAAAGTTTTGTGTTGGTTCATATGGAGATTGATCATGTCAAGATTTAGGTAACTCTATCTTATCATTCCTTTTGACTATTTACTATTATGTTAGATTTTTTGtccttaattttaaattaattaattaattaattaatattttgatgataacaaattcaatcttttattaataaatttattattttgaatagttAGCTTGGAACAATTATTCTTACGTCTCTTGAATCACAATTGAAAGAAgcttaatgaaaaaataaccGAGATATGATGTGACAAACAAATAATCAACCAAGTAGAGAAAGTCACTTCGAGCAATGGAAGAGTAATACACgtgacttttgttttttgattgatttttaaaaagaaaataatttaatattattatttatctttatgtTTAACGACTAATGATAGTGAACTTGTTGTATTAGgctttaaacaaagtattttttaaaaaatatatattattatgttattattgtGTTTGTATTAAATGCCTAATTGAGTTTAAATGtcaatcattcaaattttttttacttacatgactcaaaatgattttgtattttagtatCTTTCCCCTCTTTTGAATACTCCATTTCCCTCACACTTTTAAGAACTTTGTTTaactttacaatcctcaaaatttgcaaaagcCACGGTTGTTATTCCCtttaaaactttcaatttttgttcttgaaagagttcttattgtattgtgaaaattaattattgtaagCGTAAATTtatatactcactctttttagagagttttcttttgtctgtttttaaaactttaacatTTCATGACTAATTTGTAACAGTTCAACTCCAAGTGGATGTAAGTCAAGTTTGACTAATAGTatcttcttttctaattattttttcatttaattttagatgtatattttttgtggttgagtttgattgcacACTCTATTACgtattttaatcaaatgatATGCatacatttttcatataaGCTTTCCTCTTTTTGTGTGCCATCTTCTTTCATGTTATGATCAACCTGTTGGTTCTTTTTTTGCTATTACAGCATctgttttgaaagaaaagctTTCATCCTTGTGTGCATCTGGAATATTAGCTGACCATGAACTTCAAGCGCAGCTGCAAGAACATCATCTGAAAGGGTGAGCTTATGCATTCTGTACTcgattgaaagaaaaagggtaaaGAACACCCAAAAACCTTTGATGAAAGCAAAGAAAATGTCATTGAGTAGTATGCAAGATCTTGTTGAAAGAAACCACCAAATAGACAAAAACTTAAACTGAAGAAAGCTAAAAAAGCAAAGGTAGGGTGCAATATGTTAACTTTCTCAATAAGAACCTTCTCATGCATGCCAACCTAAGTAATTAGACTAAAACACAGCACCCATTGTCTCAACCAAACATAAATTGTTTAGAGATACTTAACCAAAAGCTCTTCAATCTAGTTGATGGTTGACCCAAAATAATCTGGAATTCCAGAGTTATCTGGAATAATTCATTGTATCCTCGTTTTTCAGATACTTTGATGGAAGGATTGATATTTTCACCATTCATTAAACATTGAGATCGAGAACACTTTGAAGGAAATGCAATGTCACatccattttcaaaaactgcACCAATTTTCTCTTCATATGACTCCTTGGATGACCCTTTGGCTACCAATTCTTGACTCAATGAACCAATCTCCTTCTTATCTGTAGTCCCTTGTTGGACATCCAACAAAATAGATTTGGCCCATGCAAAGATGACATGCACAAATCAAGaataaatcaacaaattgGAAGAGGATGGAACAGATTCTGAAATGAGGCAATATTGTGAGTGAATTTTAAGGGTCATGGACACAAGgtatttttgcaaatttcgCTGCCGAGAGCATGGTTCCCAAAGGTCCAGAATGGAAACTGGGAAATCAAAACTCCCACCAACTCGAAGGCTAGACCACAATGGGAGCTAGTTAGCTGCAGAAGTGATGCCGTTTATATGAAAACAGATGATGGTTCTATACCTTCAATTGTTGCTGATCATATCGGTGTTTACCTTGGCTCAGTTAAAGGTAGAGGCAGTATCGTTGAAGTAGTAAGTGAGGTCAGCCTGGTCAAGTCTTTTGCACCCGCTGGTGGAAATGTTGATGCCACTGCGCTTCAAACACCTTTAGCAAAATCCATTTCTAATAAATCTAAGGCATCTTCTGATGGTGGGTGATTCAAAGGGATAATTTGATGCGTCTGGAAACTCtaatgaaaacaaagttcaGCCGCTGCAGATGAACAGGCTAATGCAGAAGAAAAGTTCAAGAAAACGTTGTATGGTACTGCTAATGATGGTAGCAGTAGTGATGAAGAGGATGTTTCAAAAACTCGAAAGCTACACATTAGAATACTAGATAAACCAGTTACATCTCCCACAGTTGATgtgaaaaagattaaaattggGAAAGATTAAACGGTTCTGCCAACTTGACTCTGGAAAGCCGCCTCCACCTCAAGCAACTTCTGTGCGACCTGGACAGGTTCACATATCCTTTTTAATCAACTGGTGTTTAAATTagcttaaaaataaataaaaactggTGGTGAAATGCTCAATTATCTGCAATGCATCATTCCTCTCTCTAGCTGTAACAGTAACGTTTCAATTGttgttttaattcatttttatcattttcaaccGGAATTTCCTCATCCAGCTTCCCCGTGGTGCTGCTGCTTCCATATGCTCTGTCTTGTTTCAGATGACTGTGTTAGCGCATCTAGAGCAGAATCATCTTTCAGATGCTCTGTTTTCATCTTGTTTAGATGAAGCTTTTCTGGCACTTGCCAAAGACCATTCTCGAGGAGCTAATGAGAGAGCAGACAAATGTATAAGTGCCAGCTTAAAAATGCCAAGCTTAGACAACTTTATCAGCACCAATCAGACTTGATATAAAACTCAATCAAGAAAGCAGTCTAATTGTTCTAGGATATTACTATACAAACCTCACCTTCAAGTTGTTGGCAATTTCCACCTGCCTTTCCTATTTTCCTCTTGCCTTTTCCATGTCTGGTAGATCAGTCGAGTCAATAAGAATAGGTAAGAACATTACTACCCATTACATTTGCAATCATTCTAtaattgtttactttttgagaaaaaattgaaaaacaagcCAATTTCCAGggtgttatatttatgaaaatttcgtgaaaataataagattgTTATTTGGaatagcaaaagaaatatGGGGAAATGGAAATGTATTTGTATTACATCCCTTCCTTcaactacaatattttattcaattctCCTCTACCTTACAAACACAAAAGCATAAGCTTTACCTACAACTTTCATGTCTCTCATCCCATTTCAACCTCATCGTTGGTTTCAAAATTAGTCTACAGGCTTACAAAAGTTCAAGGAATGACTAAAAGAttaggaaaggaaaaaacaagaagGCCTCCAATTTCAAGATTAAAATGTCTATGAAGAAATATACACCAAATAGATTTACCCAACTAACTGCCTTAGTTTGGATGCAAAAACAACACAACTCTCCCACCAGAAAACAGGGGGAGAGATCTTGAAAAGCTCAAGAAGAAACAGTAGTcttaataacaacaaaaaagctATCCCCCTTTGAAGATCATGATGctcaaattttgaactttaagaACATTATTAACTTGCAACATTGCCCCGGTATATGTCCATCAGATTTGGGATTTCATCCAAATGCTTAACTACATATTTCTCCACAAAAATTCTCTCCCCTTTCACAAATACCGAAGCAATCTTTTTGATTTTAAGAAGATCTTTCACCTTCAAAACCTCAAGAACTTTGTACCTCGGTTGGAGCCACTTGTCGACTGAATACTTGAATAACACAGGGTAAGATATTAGAGTTCCTGGATCTAACTTTGCAGTGTTGGAACAGAAATCTGCAACATCCCTCAATTTCTCCTCTGAACATgttaaataaaatggaaatcTCTAAAAAATCTCCTTCTCAGACCATCCTAAACTCTCcataacatttattttcttcttccaagtTGAATCATTCATTGAAAGCCTTACAAAAAGTGCATAAATAAACATGCGAGCCTTTGGTTCAATGCCTAATTCTTTAACCGTTTTCACTGCACCAATCACTCTATCAGCCTTTTGCATAAAAGTTCTAGGGTTCAATGTAATCATTTTCGTTATATTCCTAGAAGGTACTCCTTCACTGGCCAAAACATCAGCGCTAGATTTAAAATTACCCTTCAAATCACAAATCAGAAGCCTTGGAGAACGACAAATAGCAGCAGTTACTTGTTCATCCGATTCTAGAATTTccttcatgaaaaaaaatgatggtttCAACTGAGAAACTAAGCTGCTGCCAAGAACCCATGGTGttgataaaattaactttaaaagtaAAGGACCGACGAACCCGATTTCCTGGAGGAACTCAAATTTAGGCTTCAGATTGGTGGATACTCTAGATTGAAGGATCGAAGGTCGCCTCGAGACCAAATTGGCGATCTGTGAATTCTCGAATCCATGAGATTTGAAGAAACCGATAATGGCTTCGTACTGCTGAATGTGTTTTTCATCGAACCGGAGCTTTCGACCATTGGAAGTAAGAGATCCAGAAGACAGGCCACATGAATTAGTGAGGAATTGGATGGTAGAAACAGAGGGTGAAGGCAATGTAGAAGTAGAAATGGTATTGAGAGAACGTTTATGgatgaaatgaagaagaaatgtggatgaaaatttgaacatttggGGTTTGGATTGAAGAAATTCAAGTAAGGGTTTTGGTTTATGGTTTTGAATTCGAACGCCACAAATTTGGGCGTTTCTCttacaatattatataatatgaaataaatgtgtattgaaatttgaacagagcttttcaataaaaataatcaaactatTAATActttatgaaaaacaaatcaaatagtttttttctatattaccATTTTTAACGATCCTTccctaaaatataaaatatagagtTTATTACTACTTTCATATTacgtaaattttgaaaatatattctcaaaatattatatatatatatatattacctatgaacaaataataacaatcaaataacacaaaacaataatagaaattaaataataacacaaaagaagaataagaaataaaataataataacaatgaaataACGTATAAATAGAGTTGTGAAAATAATAGTtatgaaacaaatataaataggagacaaagaaaattatgaaaatgataggAAGTTAGTagataaatttgtaatttaaaaatcatctagtaatattcaatttaatttagaataagcataacttttttttcttattctttttaaagataatttaaagatttaaacCAATTATCGAAataatggaaattaaaatcattactaaaatctacaaaatcttcccattaattttttttgttgatgaataataacaaatcttaaaatctcctcaaatcaaattatttttaggaaaatttggaaaaatagattaaaattatttaccatagtttgttatattttcattatatttatttcaaattataggAACATGTATTGttgtatatttaaaacaattttgatgaagataaaaacactaaatactatttttttttcccctccaatttctctcttcaaatGCACACCATAAGAGGGGTAtattgttttatgaaattaaccCCAAGccttttttggaaaaatttaAAGGCATTTGTGAAATATAtggttaaaaaaatggttttgcttggtaaaaatttgttttgatataaggagatatttaaatttataataagagAGTTTTAGAATATAAGTGAACCATtctattaaaactaaaaacctatttctaatgaatttattataacttCTATTTGAAATCTTTTTCCAAAACTACTTTTTGTTATCCTAGGGTCTAGCGTGAACGTCGTCGTTTTGGCGGCTGCCTTCAATGGGAAGCGAGCGAACTATATAGTTAATCTCCAAACTGTCTTTCTCCGGAGACATTGCGGCATTTTAACCATGGATTCTGCTGCCCACGCGTTGATCAAGGTCGTAGGTGAAAAATCAAGGAGGGCTTCTCAATTATGGCTTGAAGGTTTTATTGATGCTTGCTGTCTTCACCGTGTTATCATCCTCTGTCGCAGGTTGAACTTCTATTTTTAACTTCACTCTCTGTTTTTCTATCACTGTGAATACTGGACTGGGAGGATTGTACGAACAATTCtgaattatgatttatttttttgttctgggtatttttataatttcatctGAAATTGAATTTCAGGTCGAAAAAGCTTTTGATCCGGACGGGTCagtgttttttattaaatgggTTAATCTTCTTAGGAAGGTAATTGTTCTCCGGTttcttatctctctctctgctCTGcgttatttttgttgattctgCTGTAATTACGCTATTTAACAATCTTATTTACTACCTTTATCCGCCTACGAGATTCTAACTTGTGTTAGGAGTGCAAATGAAGTTTCACATTGGTTAGGGAAGGTATTGGTTATTGGTGTATCTTAAGATTAGAGCAATTATCTCTGTTGGTATGAAGTATTTCGAAGTCGTACTGTTATGGGGATAGGTGTAGGTTATGTTATTCTTATCAGATTGTTGTAATTAGTCCTAATTGGATAGTATGGCCTAGTTTATGTTAGCAATTTGCATTCTTTCTGTCCCCACATTTGAACGAACTACGAAGCTagatgatttgaaatttataatctCACTATGTTTCTTTGATTGATATGGAAATTTGCTTGTATCTTTGTCAATTTGTCCACTTAAGATGATGCTTCATAAGATAATTTATAAGTCTTGGAtctaataaaaactaaaatttgtcTCTATGTCAGTGGTCTAAATGAACTGACTTAGGAACCTGCTTCTGGACTCTTTCCTTAAAAGTTTCTCTCCTCCCCTCTCTCTTTCTAGGGCATGGGGGAGATCTTCACATTCTTGTGTCTTGTGGattatggttttgttttgtataaTATAACCTCATGATATATTCAAGACACCTTAATTTGTTCAGAGATTATTTCAATgtcattaaaattttgtcagCACTTTCCctgtatcattttttttatatacaataatgTCAAACAATGAAAAGTCAGCatgtttcttgattttcttttttgcagtCTTTTGATCCTAAACTCAGTTATCATCCCAACACTACAATGGATATTACCTGATCAGCAATCTGTGATTAATTCTCACAAGTTGAACGCATTTGGTGctactttaaaattatattcctTCTTACGTCTTGGACTGATACAACTTTTTTACGTAAGTACGAATTTGATGCCGCGTTTATAATTGTGGAACAAATTAAGTTGTTTTCTATCTGCATCACATAGAGGCCCTCTTTGATAAGCATTTGAGTATTGAtttttagcttttgaaaattatgccTACAAACACCTTTTCCACCTCTAAATTTTGTGTTGAGTTTTATGATGTCTACCATGtttttaaattccaaaaaccaaatggttaCCAAACGGGCATTAGATTTTCCAACATTTGCTGTCAAAATTAATAGTAGGAAAAGAGAACCACGTTTTAAATTACGcttatgaaattttctttttgtaagcTTATGAATATTCTTATGGATTATAATATTGGTGTTTGACAAGACAATTTCTTTGCTGTTTCAATACGACTGCAAACTATGATTGTTGTACTCAACCAGTTTATATGTAATGACTAAAACGATTCACAAAAGAACCTtgaataacatatttattattgtgtttgtttcaattatttttactgactgattgtttttcttaatattgCTTGCagttgttttggttttatcCAATGTACATTTTCAGCTTCATTCTGAGCAATATCTGGTATTTCTTTCccctctattttctttaacattttcgcatttttttttttaatcaattttgcCTAACTTTGGTCGAAGTGTTTTCTATTACTTATGAACTCCTCAAACCACATTGTTTAATGTTTGAGTTTTTAGTTGCATAATAAGTTTAGATATAACATTTATTCTGTTAACTTTTACATTTAAAGTTTGGACATATGTCGTTATACTCATTACATTTGGATGGAAGTTGTTTTCCCAAAGTAACTATTTGTTGTTCTGAAGTTTCTAAAAAGTTTCTATCTGATCCAGGTACAACGATATTGCTAAACATGGGTTTGCTGCAATGGAACAATCTGAACCAACAGCAGCAAACCCTTCAACACAAAATGAAGGGTCTTTCAATACTGCTCAAACTGGAAAATCAATTGGATTGGGGAGGTAGGTTTTTAATATGGTTATTGGTGATTTCTGAAATGTTCTTGGCTGCTTGTTCGATGCACTTTTCTGCTTGATAATTGTTGACCTAAAATTGTTCTCAGGGTTGTAATAGGAATAGGAGAGCAGCTATATTCTTTACTTCTGATCAACTCCTTCTTCCTTGAGGTAATAGCATTGGAAATTAGTTTTACACTTTTGCtcttatgttttcttttctacttcacATGGTTATATGtgcttatctttcttttactttaagCACTTTTAGACGCTGATTTGCTTATTTACAGCTATATACGCACATCACATTCTTCTACTTCTATCCAATTTCTAAGTCTTGTTTTCTTATACATGTAGGTCTATGCTACTGGTTTCTTGCCTTTAGTGGGAAAGACACTCAATTTTCTGCTTCTTTCTTGGATGTATGCCTACTATTGTTTTGAGTATGTAGTTCTTTCCCTTATAAGTTTTGATGTCTATTGACCATTCACTTGACGAactattcaattcaatttttttaaaaaacttgtaGATACAAGTGGAACCTTTCAGATGTGAGTCTTGATAGGAGGTTGGACTTTTTTGAGTCTAACTGGGCTTTCTTTGCTGGTTTCGGTAAGATTACATGACTTGatcaatttatttagtttagtttctatattttgctaattttgATTGTGAAGATTAATGAGAAAAATCTACtgttaaattaattcaatccaaTGCAGCTCCATATTATTCCGATGTTGATTATAAAGATTAGTTTGTCTGTTTTTCAGTGAGATGACTATTTAGTTAGTTTGATAGAAGAAGTATTGAGTTTGATAATTATGATCAGaatacaataaaacaaaaatgtgaaCATGAGCATAACACAACTATACATAAAGACATATGTTTGAATCCTCACCTCCACATCGTcgaactaaaaaagaaattactatAAATTGTGGAGGGAGGGTGGGAAGAATTAAGAGTTCTGATATCAAGTGTTGCTCAAGGGATCGTTTTCCAGTTCCCTATTACCTTGATTTACCCATATAATACCATCATTTCCGTACAGTTCAATGTTTCTTTATTCTTGGCTTGTCTCCCTACCTATGTTAAGACAGCCACGATTATAATTCGCAAGTGGGATATCTTGGCCCATGGCAGTAACATTTAACTCTTTGGTTGACAAAATTCGTACAAATGTGAGCAATGGCTCCTTGAGCAAATATCAACAAGTATTTGTTGACGTTAGATTCTCTCATGacattttgcttttatttcatattttggaGTTTGGCTTTTTTGCACTTGACTGCTGTGTCTCTgattattaattgaaatttgagcTCGTTTCTCTTTTCTTGTCATGTTATCATTACGTAGTTGTGAATTGTAGACAATATGATATACTTTTGAGAAGTTTGAGGCATGCCAGTTTAATTGTCTTTCCAGGTAGTCCTTGCGTTCttgctatatttttcttctcaccACTTGTGAGCTATGCAGTAATGGCTATCTTATTTCCACTGGTAAATTGAAACATTTTCCTTCATTTCATCtcttcacacacacacacacaaactcAATTCCTTTCAAATATGTAACAATGTTGTGCTTCCTGAAATACTCACTTCTTACTCTTCCTGTTGCTTTTCATCCTATGTACCTGTCAGTTTGTTCTGACAGCCACAGGCTCCGTTGCCGAGCAGGATATTTATTCACAAAGAGCA encodes:
- the LOC116403949 gene encoding transcription termination factor MTERF5, chloroplastic-like, which produces MHKLTLSDDVLAAALELRFDEKHIQQYEAIIGFLKSHGFENSQIAKLVSRQPSILQSKVSDNLKPKFEFLQENGIVGSLLPKVILSSPGILLRSLDSQLKPSFRLIKEMLETDENVTAAICRYTWLLTYSSKGTLRSNIDILVSEGVPSRNIAKMIELNPRTIVQNVDRIIDAVKRVKELGVEPKDFKFVHAVTTVLSMSDSNWKKKINVMKSLGWSENEIFTAFKKFPPYLTCSEDKLRNVADFCFNTAKLDPGTLISYPVLFKYSVEKRLRPRYKVLEVLKVKNLLKNEKSAQLFFRGEREFVENYIVKHLDEIPNLMDIYRGNVASETKSVL
- the LOC116403869 gene encoding uncharacterized protein LOC116403869 isoform X1; this encodes MFKFSSTFLLHFIHKRSLNTISTSTLPSPSVSTIQFLTNSCGLSSGSLTSNGRKLRFDEKHIQQYEAIIGFFKSHGFENSQIANLVSRRPSILQSRVSTNLKPKFEFLQEIGHGKGKRKIGKAGGNCQQLEGELLENGLWQVPEKLHLNKMKTEHLKDDSALDALTQSSETRQSIWKQQHHGEAG
- the LOC116403869 gene encoding uncharacterized protein LOC116403869 isoform X2, whose product is MFKFSSTFLLHFIHKRSLNTISTSTLPSPSVSTIQFLTNSCGLSSGSLTSNGRKLRFDEKHIQQYEAIIGFFKSHGFENSQIANLVSRRPSILQSRVSTNLKPKFEFLQEIGHGKGKRKIGKAGGNCQQLEAPREWSLASARKASSKQDENRASER
- the LOC101220099 gene encoding protein EI24 homolog isoform X2, producing MDSAAHALIKVVGEKSRRASQLWLEGFIDACCLHRVIILCRRSKKLLIRTGQCFLLNGLIFLGSLLILNSVIIPTLQWILPDQQSVINSHKLNAFGATLKLYSFLRLGLIQLFYLFWFYPMYIFSFILSNIWYNDIAKHGFAAMEQSEPTAANPSTQNEGSFNTAQTGKSIGLGRVVIGIGEQLYSLLLINSFFLEVYATGFLPLVGKTLNFLLLSWIYKWNLSDVSLDRRLDFFESNWAFFAGFGSPCVLAIFFFSPLVSYAVMAILFPLFVLTATGSVAEQDIYSQRATWKCAGLGRLPIFYAANTLSMKLLTLFPHESQEKMQQSKDL
- the LOC101220099 gene encoding protein EI24 homolog isoform X1, with the protein product MDSAAHALIKVVGEKSRRASQLWLEGFIDACCLHRVIILCRRSKKLLIRTGQCFLLNGLIFLGSLLILNSVIIPTLQWILPDQQSVINSHKLNAFGATLKLYSFLRLGLIQLFYLFWFYPMYIFSFILSNIWYNDIAKHGFAAMEQSEPTAANPSTQNEGSFNTAQTGKSIGLGRVVIGIGEQLYSLLLINSFFLEVYATGFLPLVGKTLNFLLLSWMYAYYCFEYKWNLSDVSLDRRLDFFESNWAFFAGFGSPCVLAIFFFSPLVSYAVMAILFPLFVLTATGSVAEQDIYSQRATWKCAGLGRLPIFYAANTLSMKLLTLFPHESQEKMQQSKDL